The stretch of DNA ATGATGAGAATTTCTGGGATGGCAGGGCAGGAAGCCTAGAGGAGCAAGCTCTAGGACCGATTCAGTCTGAAGTTGAAATGAATCAAAATCTTGATGAATTGGTGATCGAGCTAAATGGTGTTCCTACCTATGTTGAAGAATTTAACAAGGTTTTTAACGATAAAATATCGGCAGACAATATTGCCAAAGCAATAGCTGCATTCGAAAGGACAATCGTTATTGCTGATACAGCATTCGATCGATATCTTCAAGGGGAAGAGGATGCAATTAGTGCAGATGCTAAGGACGGAATGAAGCTATTCGCTGGAGAGGCAGGCTGTATTTCTTGTCATGCAGGTCCTCTTTTATCTGACCAAAATTATCATAACTTAGGCATGAGCGGTGATGATGGACGTTTTGCAGTGACAGGTAATGAAGAGGATAAAGGAAAATTCAGAACATCTGCTTTAAGAGGTGTTGCTCATACTTCACCATATATGCATGATGGCAGTCTTGAAACATTAAAGGATGTCGTTCAGTATTATAATGAAGGTGGAGGGAATCATTCAAATAAGAGTGAATTAATGAAACCACTTAACTTAACGGATCGTGAAGTTGATTCTCTTGTAGGTTTTTTAGAAAGCTTAAGTGGAGAATTGCCAAAGGCAGAGACCCCGAAAATCCCATAAGAAAATCGAAATCAAAGATAAACGGTTACCTGAAGAGGTAGCCGTTTTGTTTTGAGCGATAAGCGATAAAGCTCGAAAAATGGTGTTATTAATTTTCCGGTAGTGGGTAAATTATTTCTAGAGTGAGTCTAAATCAGGAATTCCCAAAAAATAGATTAAATATTTTTTGTATGAAAGGAAAAAAACGAGAAAAACTATTATTAAAACAGCAAGGAGTGATTCAATGTTTACCTTTTTATGGTCATTAATTATAGGTGGAATTATAGGTTGGATTGCAGGCATGATTGTAGGGCGTGATATACCTGGTGGTGTTTTTGGTAATATTATTGCAGGATTTGTCGGAGCTTGGTTAGGTGCTTTAATCTTTGGAAATTGGGGTCCAGATATTGCTGGTTTTGCAATTATTCCTGCCTTAATCGGTGCAGTACTGCTTGTTTTCCTACTAAGCCTCATCATGAAATCCTTCAGAAAAACAACTGATTGACAGAAAAGCGAAAGCTGCAGCTAGACAATAAGAAAAGCGAAAGAACTAATGAAAGCCTTCCAAATCGGAAGGCTTTCATTAGTTTAAAGCTCTTCGGGCAAAACTTGCAGATAATTAGTTAGTTTAAAGGATGTATGACTCTCCTCTTTCGGAAGATTAGTAAAACAGCTTATTTTTTCCATTGTAAATGGATGAGGAATTTCAAGTTTTACCGCATGTAAGGCTTGGCGATTAAAAATTGGTTGTCCGCCATATAAAAGGTCACCTGCTAAGGGATGTCCAATATGGCTTAAATGGACACGAATTTGATGTGTACGGCCAGTATCCAGCTGGCATTTTAGCAAAGATAAATTTTGTTTTGGATATGATTTAATTAATTCATAATGGGTAATAGCTGGCTGACCGCTCTGAGAAACTCTGCGCCTCGTCGGATGATGACGATCACGGCCTATTGGCTCATGAATAGAGCCCTTCTTCGTCTTAATCTTACCATGCACAAGGGCTAGATAGGTCCTTTTAATGATTCTCTCCTCAAGCATCTTATCCAATATACTCCCTGCAAGGGCATGCTTCGCAAATAGAACGGCTCCAGTTGTATCACGGTCTAAGCGATGAACATGCTTAATTTTCCGAAATTCGCCCTGTGCCTGTAAATGAAAGGCAGCTGCATTTGATAATGTATTTGTTTGCTCAGGCTCATTAGGATGAGTATCCATATTTGCAGGCTTATTAAAAACAATCATATGGTCATCTTCATATAGAATTTCCACCTCTGCATATTCAGGAATTACACCAAAATCTTCATCAAGGAATAACCTTAATTGCAGCCTGTCTCCTGGTTGGAGGGGATTATTCCAATTGATGAACTCTCCATTTACCTTTATTTGTTTTTCCATTCTCATCGTATGAATTTGCTTTTTAGATGCTTTCCATACATTTCTCATAATGAAATCTATTGTTAACCCATCCCAATCAAGCGGAATGGTTAATTCATACCATTCTCCAAACCTTTTTGTTTGCATCGTACTATTCTCCTTAATAAATGTAAAAAGTATGCCATTTGTATTTTATTACCACCCTGAATGACCTAGTTAGTATGATATTCTTATCATATATATATTACAAACTGATTACAGAAAAGATAAAGTTCAACTAATAATCAGTGGGGGATATACAGCCCGTTAATCTGCGAAAAAAGGTGGTTTTAAGGTGAAAGTCGTCTTTGCATCAACTCCTGAACAAGAACAGGAAATCAAGGAACTCGTTCAATACGTATATTCGAATATATTTCCTCTTTATTTTTTAGATGAGGATATAAAGGAATATGAGCGCCTGAAGATTTTACATACTACGACAAGACATTTTGAATACTTTGGAACTCTAAAAGAAGCATATCAGGTTATCGGTAGCTTGCAAACAATAATAGCGATTCTGAAATCCCAAAATCTAGACGCAAGGTATGAAAGCATGTTCGAAAATAATGTTCAAATCTTAAAAGATTTCGGACTTTCTTTTCCATTTTCATTTAGCCATTTTTTTGGAGTAAGAATGGCTAAGGATGAAATTATGAGTCTGTACATTAAAGCAGCAAATCAATTACTAATATAGTTATAAAAATGGGTTGACCCAAAAGCAAAGGTGCCAGGCACATGCCTGACACCTTTGCTTTTGGGTCAATCCCTTCTTCTGTTTTGAATACTTATTTGCTGTTTTCATTAAACCATTTTTTAAATACTTCTTCATCTTGATAACCGGTAATTCTCTCTACCTCTTCACCATCTTTATATTGGACAATTGTTGGTGTTTCAGTAATTCCGTATTTGTCCCACCCGTTTTCAAATTCCAGTAAGTTATATTGAACAAGATCTACTTTCATCTCTTTTGCCAGAGGAGCTACAACCGGAGTTGTTCTTTGGCAGTGAGAGCAAGTAGGACTGTAAAAATAGACAGTAACATCCTCTTTATTATCTAATTTTTCTTTTAATTCATCTGGAAGAATCAGATTTTGATAATTTGGGTCATCAAGCTGTTTAATCGTTTCTGGATGAAGTGCATCTTTGCCATATGGATTTTTTTCTGAAACTTTTTCTTCATTTTGCATCTTTGTTAGTATTCCAATAGCTGCGAAGAGAATGACAATAATTCCAAGAAATATAATTACTTTTTTCATCTTATTTAACCTCTCTTGTTTTTTTCCAAAGTAAATAACTGCAAATAAATATTATAATAAAGGCAGTCAATGCTAGAAAGGGAATTGTAATAAACCCTAACCAATTAATATATTGACCAGTACATGGAACCCTGCCGCAGGAAGCAGCGTGATCCGCTAAAAATGGAATCTTTTGGATCGAATAATGGTAAAGTGAAATACAAGCACCAATGGCAGATAGAATCATTGTATAGAGGCTGATTCGATAATCCTTTCGAATAACCGCAATCCCTAATATAATAACAAAGGGGTACATGACAATTCGCTGGTACCAGCAAAGTGTGCAAGGCTCGTATTGACGAATCTCTGAAAAATAAAGGCTTCCGAACATAGCAATGACAGATGCAGCCCATGAAATAAAAAGTATAGATTCACGATTATCTTTATTTGCTTTTTCCATAATGCACTCCTTATCATATCATTTCTTTGAAAAACTTGTCGCGTAACTTAGCGGCGAAATGTACATAGTAAAGAAAATTATAGAGTGACTTGTTCTACTTTGTAAATTATTTATAACAGATTTTCATTGTTTGTTCTATATTTCGTCATGTTTTTGTCATTAGTAATTCCACTAATAAATATTTTAAGGAAATCGTAAATGTATTTCAATTATTTGTTCGATAGGACTATATGGAATGTTCTAAACTGTTTACGATAATAGCGAAAAGGTATAATATCTATTGTAGTCAAGGCTAAACCATTATTTTGTCATAAAAGCACATACAATATAAAAAGGATATAACTATTTTCTATCGAATTAATTTTTAGTAGTATTGACTGTATTGGGAGGGAATCGAATGAATTGGAAAATAAAAGCCGAACGTTGGCTTCAAAATGAATATTTAGATCAACATTTACAAGAGGAATTGCACTCCTTAAAAAAGGATGAAAAGAGACTTGAAGATGCTTTTTATAAAGATTTAGAGTTTGGAACTGGCGGAATGCGCGGGGAACTCGGAGCTGGAACAAATCGGATGAATATTTACACTGTGCGAAAAGCCTCCGCAGGATTAGCTGCATACATAGAAGAGAATGGGCTAGAAGCAAAGAAGCAAGGAGTTGTTATAGCATATGATTCCCGGCATATGTCACCTGAATTTGCGATGGAGGCAGCGAAAACACTTGCGACTAAAGGTATTCAAACATATGTTTTTAAAGAATTACGTCCTACCCCAGAATTATCCTTTGCTGTACGTGATTTAAAGGCATTTTCCGGTATTGTTATAACAGCAAGCCATAATCCACCAGAATATAACGGATTTAAGGTGTATGGAGCTGATGGGTCTCAGCTTCCTCCAAGTGTAGCGGATATTGTTATTTCAAAAGTGAATGAAATTGAAAATGAACTTTTGATTAATGTGATGGAGGAAGAAGCATTAAAGAAGCAGGGATTAATCAAAATGATTGGGGAAGAGGTTGACAGTAAGTATTTGAATCAGCTCGTTACGATTTCGGAGAATCCTTCTCTTGGTAATGAAGTAGATCTTTCAATCGTTTTCACACCATTGCATGGAACAGCAAATAAACCGGTAAGGAATGCGTTACAAGCATTAAACTACAAACATGTTCATGTAGTTAAAGAACAAGAACTTCCTGATCCTGAATTTTCCACTGTAAAGAGTCCGAATCCAGAGGAAAAATCAGCTTTTGAGCTGGCGATTAAGGTAGGAGACGAGAAGAATGCAGATTTGTTAATTGCTACAGATCCAGATGCGGATAGACTAGGAATTGCCGTACGTAATCTAGCTGGAGAATTCGTGCTTTTAACTGGAAACCAGACAGGTGCATTACTTCTTCATTATATTTTGTCACAGAAAAAAGAAAAAAATAGCCTACCAGAAAACGGAATTATCTTAAAAACGATTGTTACATCTGAGTTAGGAAGAAAAATCGCCTCCTCATTCGGTGTTGAAACAGTTGATGTCTTGACAGGGTTTAAATTTATTGCTGAAAAAATGAAGGAATACGATACTACAAGGGAATATCAATTTTTATTTGGTTACGAAGAAAGCTATGGCTATTTAATTGGAGATTTTGCACGGGATAAGGATGCTGTTCAAGCTGCCGTATTAGCTGCAGAGGCTGCTGCTTATTATAAGAAAAAAGGTATGTCCTTATACGAAGGTTTAATTGCCCTTTTTGATCAGTATGGCTATTTCCTTGAAGACCTCCAATCATTAACACTTAGAGGAAAGACTGGTGCTGAGACAATCCAAAAAATATTAGCCTCCTTCCGTTCGGCTCCATTACAACAGCTAAGTGAAATTAAGGTTATTGCCGTAGAGGATTATTTAACGAGTGTACGAAGTGAAAGCAATGGAATAGAAAAATCAATTGACCTTCCAAAATCAAATGTAATAAAATACTTTTTTGAAGACGGAACTTGGGTTTGCTTAAGGCCATCAGGTACTGAGCCAAAAATTAAATTTTATTTTGGGATCAATGGAATAACTTTTGAAGATAGTAAACAGAAATTAACTGCGATTAAAGATGATTTCATGTCCATTGTTGAACAAAAAATGAGCTCTTCTTCTGTAAAATAAGAGGAAAGGATTTGCGAAGGAAGTAATAATTGATTTCGCAAACCAAATGACATCATGAAAAACGAAAGGATGAAATATTTTGTTAAAAGGACAAGTTGCAATCGTTACAGGTGCATCAAGAGGGATTGGCAAAGAAATCGCTTTAAAGCTTGCTAAACAGGGGATGAAGCTTGCTATTGTAGGCAGCTCTAACAGTATTTTTCAATCAGCTGAAGAATTAAAGCAAAAGGGATATAATGATGTGATTGCCATTCAAGCTGATGTTACGCTTGAGGATCAAGTAAATACAGTCATTGAAAAAGCTTTAAATGAATATAAGCAAATTGATCTCCTTGTCAATAATGCAGGTGTAGGCTTCTTTAAAAAGGTTGAAGAAACGACGCTGGATGAATGGAGAAAGGTCTTCGATGTAAATGTTCAAGGAGTATTCCTTGGAGCTAAGGCTGTTCTTCCGCATATGAAAGAACGCAAATCGGGAACGATTATTACGATTTCATCAGATGTAGCTAGATACACGATCCCAAATGGCTCTGCTTATACAGCAACAAAATATGCTGTTCAAGGCTTCTCGGGTTCATTGGCACAGGAAGTTAGAGAATTTGGAATTAGAGTAGGAACGATCAATCCTGGAATGGTTGATACATACTTTGCAGAATCACAGCAAGGGCTTGAGGAGAAAAAAGACTGGCTTAAAGTGGAAGATATCGCAAATGCGGTTGTATATATGGCGTCCGCTCCAAGCCATATGATGATCGACGAAATTGTCCTCCATCCTTTTGTACAAAATTATCCGATTGCATAAGAAAAGTGAAGTCGCAGCTTATCGCGTTTTTATGAACTATTAATAAAGCACTGAAGAGAAATTACTCTTTTGTGCTTTTTTTCTTGTCTATGCTCCCGTTGTCTAGTCAATCCATCAAAAAGTTTAAGACTTTAGTTGTACAGTATCTCATTCTATTTGCTAAGGCTTATATAAAGGTAAAGTATTATAATAATGGTATTAACATCAATCGGGAGGAATAAAGGTGACGTTGGATAAACGGCATTCAAATATTCGGATATTAAAGGAAATTGCTGAATTATTAAATGAGGGAACAGAAGTAAGAGCATTATTATCAGAGGTACTTGCTAAATTACTGCATGTAACCGGATTAGAGACGGGGTGGATTTTTTTAATCCAGCCGAATGGGAGTTATGAGCTAGCAGCAATGGAAAAGCTGCCTCCTGCTTTAACACACAGTGATTATGAACCGATGTGTAAAGGAGATTGCTGGTGTATTGACCGCTATAAAAAGGGAAGGCTGCAAAAAGCAATCAATATTATTGAGTGCAAGAGAATAGAGGATGCACTTCTGGCAAAAAGGAATGATACTAATCATCTCACTCATCATGCAACAGTTCCGCTTCGGGCAGGTGATGAACGCTTTGGTCTTCTTAACGTTGGGGCACCTTATAAAAGTCATTTTTCAGATGAAGAGTTGGCATTATTAGAAGCTATTGCCTTTCAAATAGGAACGGCATTAAAAAGAATGAAACTAACGGAACTTGAGCAGGAAAATGCTCTTACTGCGGAAAGAAATCGATTAGCAAGAGATCTTCATGATTCGGTTAATCAGCTCCTTTTCTCTTTAAGCTTAACGGCAAGGGGCGGTGCTGAAATGGCAAAGGATTCTGAAACAAAGGAAACCTTTTCCTATATTCAAGATTTAGCACAGGAAGCTTTAAGTGAAATGAGAGCATTAATTTGGCAGCTGCGTCCTAGGGGCCTTGAGAATGGAATTACAAGTGCTCTTATTGGTTATGGTCAAATGTTAGGGCTGAAAGTTCGACCGATTGTAAAAGGTGTTGTTTCTTTGCCAAGTAAGGTAGAAGAGGGATTATGGAGAATCGGTCAAGAAGCTCTAGCAAATTGCAAAAAGCATTCAGGGCAAACCAAAGTTGATTTATTTTTAACTATTGAAAATCAAAAATTAGTCATGATTATTTCGGATAGTGGTTATGGATTTTATTATGATCATGTACAAACGATAATTCCTTCGCTCGGTTTAAAAAGTATGAAAGATCGTACTGAGGCGTTAAATGGGCAATTTATACTCCAAAGTTCCCCGAATAGAGGGACGAGAATTGAAATAAGGATACCTATATAAAAGGAGAGGATATTCATGACGATTCGAGTTCTCATTGCAGATGATCATCATGTTGTAAGGCGCGGACTGGTTTTTTTTCTGAAAACTCAACCGGATATTGAAATAGTAGGGGAAGCTCAGCATGGAAAAGAGGCTGTAGAATTGGCAGTCAGCCTAAAGCCAGATATTTTACTAATGGATTTAGAAATGCCTGTTATGAATGGAATTGAAGCAACACGCAAAATAAAAATATTATGTCCAGACATTAAGATTATGATGTTAACAAGCTTTTCTGATCAAGATCATGTTATCCCTGCCATTGAGGCTGGTGCTTCCGGCTATCAATTAAAAGATATTGAACCGGATGAGCTTGTAAAGGCAATTAGACAATTAATGAAAGGAGAATCCCAATTACACCCAAAAGCAACGTCGCATCTTTTAACCCATTTATCAGCTCAAAACAAAGAAGAGAGAAAGCCTTTAGATGCACTGACAAAGAGAGAAATTGATGTCTTGAAGGAAATTGCTAATGGTAAGAGCAATAAAGAGATTGCTGCAGATTTATTTATTACAGAAAAAACTGTTAAAACACATGTCTCCAATCTTCTATCAAAGCTTGAGCTTGCCGATCGGACCCAAGCAGCACTTTTCGCTGTACGTAACGGTTTGATTAGTTAGTATTTTGTTGTTAATTGGAGAGGAAGGAGAGTGCTTACAGCGGAATTCAACAGGGACAAAAAACACGGTCCTCTTTTGGAACCGTGTTTTAAATATTGGTGGAATTCCTGCAAAATCATTTTTAAGGCAACTGGTATAGCGTATCAGACAGTTCGTTAAATGATGAATCATTTGCATGTTCGATGTATCTGAGTAAAGAATATAAATGTTTTTCAATGGTGGAGTAATCTTTTTCGAAATTATAGGCATGCAGAAAGTATTCAATTTTTTTCGAAAGGAATTGATCTTCAGTCCGTACCATCAAAATTAATAAATTATCCCATTCAGACCGATGGGTGTAATATAGCGCTCGGTCATAATCTAATTTATTCATTTGTCCTTTCCTCCTCTTTAAGGAGTTGAGTATAGCTTATGTCTTTCCAAAGAAAATCCGCTCAGTAAATGTTGGACATATTGATTTTAAAGGGTTTTCATCTTTTACCTGTATAAATCCTGAAAAAATAACTCCAGCCTAAATAGATACATAAAAAATCAAGGCATACAGATAATAAAGGAAAAGATATTCTTATTGGAGGAATTTGATGAAAAGGATCTTCTTAATTATTGTGATGGTTGGCTTATTTATGAATACTGGAAATAGGGTATTAGCTAATTCCGAACAGCCAGATTACGAAAAATACGGCCGGATCGCAATCGCAGTTGTTAAAGAGGACTACCCAGGTGAGGCAGTTGTGGAATATCAGTATAAAGGAAGGCAAAAAGTTTCTGAATCAGATGTTATGGATATCTTTACTTTTCAAGTGAAAGAGAATACTAAACCTGTCACAGTAATAGTGAAAATATGGCATAGTCCACAAATTAAAAAGTTTCTAAAAATGACTGTCGAAGAACAAAAGGGGTAAGAGAATATTCATTCTCTTGCCTCTTCTTTTTGAATAAGTTCAACTCCAATTCATCATTCTAACTAATTTTACATAGATTGTGATAAGAACAAAAAGGGGGAGTAGGGAATGATCGAAGAGGAAAGTAAAGAGCTGCAATATGCCATAGAGGAAATTACTGAAATCGCTAAAGGCTTTGGATTAGATTATTATCCGATGCGCTATGAAATTTGTCCGGCAGACATTATCTATACATTCGGTGCCTATGGAATGCCGACACGATTTTCCCATTGGAGCTTTGGCAAACAGTTTTTCAAAATGAAGCTTCACTATGATCTTGGGCTCTCAAAGATTTATGAGCTCGTGATCAACTCTAATCCATGCTATGCCTTTTTGCTCGACTCCAACTCACTGATCCAAAATAAATTAATTGTCGCACATGTCCTAGCTCATTGTGATTTCTTTAAAAATAATGTTCGCTTTCAAAACACAAAACGCGATATGGTAGAAAGTATGGCGGCTACAGCCGAAAGAATTAGACAATATGAAATTTTGCATGGAAAAAAAGAAGTGGAAACCTTTCTTGATGCTGTTCTAGCTATTGAGGAGCATATTGATCCCTCACTAATGCGACCAAAGCTTGCATGGAATATGGATGATATTGAAGAAGAAGAGGAAGAAACAGCTTTATCCTCTCCATATGATGATTTATGGAATCTTGATGATAGAAATAATAAAAAACCTGAACAAAAAAAGAAGAGAAAGAAATTTCCCCCTCAGCCTGAGAAGGATTTACTTTTATTTATCGAAAGCTACAGCAGAGAATTATCAGACTGGCAGCGAGATATCTTAACAATGATGCGAGAAGAAATGCTTTATTTCTGGCCACAGCTCGAAACAAAAATCATGAATGAAGGCTGGGCATCGTACTGGCATCAGCGCATCTTACGAGAAATGGATTTAACGAGTGGAGAGTCATTAGAATTTGCAAAGCTGAATGCTGGCGTCGTCCAGCCATCAAGAACAAGCATAAATCCGTATTATTTAGGCTTAAAGATTTTCGAGGATATAGAAGATCGATATAATAATCCAACAGAAAAGATGAAAAAACGTGGGGTTGAACCAGGATCAGGCAGAGAAAAAATGTTCGAGGTGCGTGAAATCGAATCAGATATATCCTTCTTGCGCAACTATTTAACAAAGGATCTTGTTATGAAGGAGGATATGTATTTATTCCAGAAACAAGGGAAGGATTACAAGGTTGTTGACAAGCAATGGGAAAATGTCCGTGATAAGCTTGTCAATATGCGCGTAAACGGAGGTTTTCCGTATTTAACAGTCAATGACGGGGATTATCTAAAAAATGGAGAGCTATACTTAAAACACTGGTTCGAAGGTATTGAGCTTGACCTCAAATATTTAGAAAAAGTTCTCCCATATATTCACCAGCTATGGGGCAGAAGCGTACACATTGAAACGATCGTAGAAGCTAAAAATATGCTGTTTACCTACGATGGGAAAGGGATTCATCGTAAATATCTATAAAAGACAAAAAACAACGACATCTTCTTAAGTTGTCGTTGTTTTTTGTCCTTTACTAATGTATTGCAGATTTAAATTTACTTCCATGAGCTTCCTGTGTATCCATGATCGTTGTAAAAGCATTTGGATCGATTTCGCCGATAATGCTTTTAAGCTTGGATATTTCTAAGCGGGTAACCACAACGTAGATTACTTCTTTTTCATTGTCTTTAAAGCCGCCCTTGCCCATTAATTTTGTTACACTGCGGCCTAAGCGCCCGATGATAGCGTCGGAGATTTCTTCATAATGGTCAGAAACAATGATGACGGCTTTAGTATCTCCCTCAAAGCCTTGAACAACCGTATCAATCATTTTCGATGCAATATAGTATGTAATAATTGAATACATCGCTTGCTCCCATCCTAATACAAAGCCTGCCCAGCTAAAAACGAAGATATTAAAAAACATGACAAACTCCCCGATAGAAAAAGGAAGCTTTTTTGTCAGTAGGATTCCGAGAATTTCAGTTCCATCTAAAGCTCCGCCATGTCGGATGACAATTCCAACCCCTGTACCTAGTAATAATCCTCCAAACACGGTAGCTAATAAAGGTTCTTGAGTAAATGGTGAGAGATGATGCAATTGAGGTTCTATTATAGCTAATGCAATAATGCCAAAAAGAGAAGAAAAAGCGAAGTTTTTCCCAATTTGTTTATATCCAAAATATAGAAAAGGAACATTAAAAAGAAATACAAGAATTCCAAAACTAATATTTGTTAGATGGTTTACAAGCAAGGAGATACCGATTATTCCTCCATCAATAATGGAATTAGGAATTAAAAACAATTCAATGGATAAGGCAGCTAATGAAGCCCCAACCAATAACATGATGTAACGATAAATAATATGTTTTTTACTTTCTTTCTTATGTGTTTTTTCCATTTTTTACCTTTCCTTTCATATTAGCCAAAAAAAAATATACAGTTTTTATGATGAAATATCAAATGATAAGGTTTTGAAATAAATAATCTATTTCAAAAATAAGCAAAGGTGCGGCAATCATATTGCGGCACCCATGCAGATATCAATGTATCGATTTCTTCTTAAATCGTCCACCTCTAACCTCAGTGATATTAGCTACTGCAAGGAATGCATTAGAATCAAGTTCCTCCACTATTGATTTTAGCTTGGCTTCCTCTAGACGAGTAATCACACAGAAAATGACTTTTTTATCATCTCCAGTGTACGCGCCTTCTCCATTTAAATAGGTAACTCCACGGCCAAGTCTAGCTAATATCGCCTGTCCGATTAATTGGTGATTTTCACTAATAATCCAAGCCGACTTTGATTCATCAAGTCCTTGCATCACAATATCGATTGTTTTATAGGCAATGAAATAAGCTAGAGCAGAATACATGGCACGATCCCACCCAAAAATAAAACCTGCAGACGTAAAAATAAAAACATTGATAAACATGATAATTTCACCAACGGAAAATGGCAGGTTCTTATTCGCAATAATCGCTAAAATTTCCGTTCCATCTAAGGAACCACCATATCGAATGACAATACCTACTCCAGCACCTAAAGTTACTCCACCGAAAACGGTTGCAAGAAGGGGATCTGCCGTA from Cytobacillus dafuensis encodes:
- a CDS encoding YitT family protein; this translates as MEKTHKKESKKHIIYRYIMLLVGASLAALSIELFLIPNSIIDGGIIGISLLVNHLTNISFGILVFLFNVPFLYFGYKQIGKNFAFSSLFGIIALAIIEPQLHHLSPFTQEPLLATVFGGLLLGTGVGIVIRHGGALDGTEILGILLTKKLPFSIGEFVMFFNIFVFSWAGFVLGWEQAMYSIITYYIASKMIDTVVQGFEGDTKAVIIVSDHYEEISDAIIGRLGRSVTKLMGKGGFKDNEKEVIYVVVTRLEISKLKSIIGEIDPNAFTTIMDTQEAHGSKFKSAIH
- a CDS encoding SpoVR family protein, with translation MIEEESKELQYAIEEITEIAKGFGLDYYPMRYEICPADIIYTFGAYGMPTRFSHWSFGKQFFKMKLHYDLGLSKIYELVINSNPCYAFLLDSNSLIQNKLIVAHVLAHCDFFKNNVRFQNTKRDMVESMAATAERIRQYEILHGKKEVETFLDAVLAIEEHIDPSLMRPKLAWNMDDIEEEEEETALSSPYDDLWNLDDRNNKKPEQKKKRKKFPPQPEKDLLLFIESYSRELSDWQRDILTMMREEMLYFWPQLETKIMNEGWASYWHQRILREMDLTSGESLEFAKLNAGVVQPSRTSINPYYLGLKIFEDIEDRYNNPTEKMKKRGVEPGSGREKMFEVREIESDISFLRNYLTKDLVMKEDMYLFQKQGKDYKVVDKQWENVRDKLVNMRVNGGFPYLTVNDGDYLKNGELYLKHWFEGIELDLKYLEKVLPYIHQLWGRSVHIETIVEAKNMLFTYDGKGIHRKYL
- a CDS encoding YitT family protein: MTESNENAVSQTIHKALSKAKIAKIVFFICLGSVLMAVSLEEFLVPNKILDGGITGISIMLSHLTGIKLGLFIFILNIPFFFVGYKQIGKTFALSTLLGITALSVSTTLLHDVPVFTADPLLATVFGGVTLGAGVGIVIRYGGSLDGTEILAIIANKNLPFSVGEIIMFINVFIFTSAGFIFGWDRAMYSALAYFIAYKTIDIVMQGLDESKSAWIISENHQLIGQAILARLGRGVTYLNGEGAYTGDDKKVIFCVITRLEEAKLKSIVEELDSNAFLAVANITEVRGGRFKKKSIH
- a CDS encoding DUF3889 domain-containing protein, whose protein sequence is MKRIFLIIVMVGLFMNTGNRVLANSEQPDYEKYGRIAIAVVKEDYPGEAVVEYQYKGRQKVSESDVMDIFTFQVKENTKPVTVIVKIWHSPQIKKFLKMTVEEQKG